AAATATGCGCAGAGTCTTGGTCAAGACAAAACGTTAAGCATCTGTAATGTGCCAGAGTCTTCAATAATTCGGGGTACTAGGCTTAAATTTTTAACGCGCGCAGGGCCAGAAATCGGCGTCGCATCAACAAAAGCGTTCACAACACAACTTGCTTCCCTTTACTTATTAACGCTCGTGATTGCGAAGATAAAAGGAAAGTTGGGTGCAGATTTAGAAAGCAAACTCCTGACTGGTCTGCGGCACTTACCCGCCGCGCTAAATCTCGTACTTGAGATGGAGCCTCAAATCATTAAATGGGCAGCAGATATTTCTAAGAAACACAATGCCCTATTTTTAGGTCGTGGGATTCACTATCCAATTGCGCTTGAAGGCGCGCTCAAATTAAAAGAAATTTCTTATATTCACGCTGAGGGTTATCCCGCAGGCGAATTGAAACACGGGCCCCTAGCACTCATTGATGGCGACACACCTGTAGTCGCAGTTGCACCTAACGACGCATTACTCGAAAAATTAAAATCAAATTTATCAGAGGTGCGTGCGCGGGGAGGAGAACTATATGTATTCGCCGATGCTGACTCAAACCTAGATGAATCAGAAGGATTACATATCATTAAGATGACGGAACACCTTGGTCATCTGAGCCCCATTCTTCACTCCATTCCAATGCAGTTACTCGCCTATCATGTCGCCCTAGCTAGAGGAACGGATGTAGACAAACCCAGAAATCTCGCCAAGTCCGTCACGGTGGAATAATCCCTTTAGGGGGTTACTCGGAGACGGGATTTCTCGTCCAGTTTACCGTACAGATCCGTACCCAGTCCCTGATGATTGGGTCGTATTCCGCTTATTAAAAGACCCTCTCTGACCTTGTAATTCGGCTTAGAGACGGTCTAGGGCTGACCTTCAGGGGTATAGCTGAAGAACTCATTAA
The DNA window shown above is from Pseudomonadota bacterium and carries:
- the glmS gene encoding glutamine--fructose-6-phosphate transaminase (isomerizing), with the protein product IFMEDGDLAEITINGPIFFDAVGAVVKRTVYESNLSADQVELGQFKHYMQKEIFEQPGALAATLELVTGSNAIVPELFGTEAPSVLKDIESVTIIACGTSYHSGLTAKYWLEELAELPVFVEIASEYRYRKPIANPKTLIVVISQSGETADTIAALKYAQSLGQDKTLSICNVPESSIIRGTRLKFLTRAGPEIGVASTKAFTTQLASLYLLTLVIAKIKGKLGADLESKLLTGLRHLPAALNLVLEMEPQIIKWAADISKKHNALFLGRGIHYPIALEGALKLKEISYIHAEGYPAGELKHGPLALIDGDTPVVAVAPNDALLEKLKSNLSEVRARGGELYVFADADSNLDESEGLHIIKMTEHLGHLSPILHSIPMQLLAYHVALARGTDVDKPRNLAKSVTVE